A window of the Fusarium poae strain DAOMC 252244 chromosome 3, whole genome shotgun sequence genome harbors these coding sequences:
- a CDS encoding hypothetical protein (SECRETED:SignalP(1-21)~TransMembrane:8 (n4-15c20/21o194-216i228-250o270-289i310-339o345-364i422-442o454-474i495-517o)), whose translation MYASALSLAKWGLVFSAASAAASNVRIAPRATTQAPSGTAAAPEVTAITGCHLHASELYCFAGETEYMVDIKVTATTDVPSQYTDCHSHGSDMFCVGSDGEDVAVQAEGAESEDGHNHGAGEDDHDHDHSHGEGAAETGAAGDKTAENDNEHCHFHAGVEHCTGGGGHGSSETGEAESGASSSACQPRRRDYDVGLRVGLLFVILATGALGVFGPILLHKMMPSKLNVVLIVLKQFGTGIIISTAFVHLYTHAFLMFSNQCIGDLGYEATTSALVMAGIFLSFLVEYIGNRIVLAKTKASADLSLSEKKSAWLSTEVVSVLVMELGILFHSLLIGLTLVVAGDEYFLTLFVVILFHQMFEGIALGSRIATIGTAADTHSVVAPRSSDDISSAQDSDKAPPAATETISNDETVHAGLSMKKKLGLASLFAFITPIGMAIGIGVLQKFNGNDKSTLIAIGTLDAVSAGILMWVGLVEMWAADWMTGGHGHKAELADANILTTSLAFLGLVAGLVVMSLLGKWA comes from the exons ATGTACGCTTCCGCCCTGTCCCTCGCCAAATGGGGGCTTGTCTTCTCCGCGGCTTCTGCTGCTGCCAGCAATGTCCGTATTGCCCCTAGAGCTACTACACAGGCCCCTTCAGGCACAGCAGCTGCGCCCGAGGTCACCGCTATCACAGGATGCCATCTCCACGCTTCAGAACT ATACTGTTTTGCTGGTGAGACCGAATACATGGTGGACATTAAGGTCACTGCCACCACTGATGTCCCCTCTCAATATACCGACTGCCATTCCCATGGCTCTGATAT GTTTTGTGTCGGCTCGGATGGTGAAGATGTTGCTGTTCAAGCAGAAGGTGCTGAATCAGAAGATGGTCACAATCATGGAGCAGGTGAAGATGATCACGACCACGACCACAGCCATGGAGAAGGTGCTGCCGAAACAGGAGCTGCCGGTGACAAAACTGCGGAAAATGATAATGAACACTGTCATTTCCATGCAGGTGTCGA GCATTGCACGGGCGGAGGTGGTCACGGTAGTTCAGAGACTGGCGAGGCAGAGTCTggtgcttcttcttcagcttgTCAACCTCGCAGGAGAGATTATGACGTTGGTCTCCGTGTCGGTCTTCTCTTCGTTATTTTGGCCACGGGTGCCTTGGGTGTCTTTGGTCCCATCCTCTTGCACAAGATGATGCCCAGTAAACTCAATGTTGTTCTCATTGTCTTGAAGCAGTTCGGTACTGGTATCATCATCTCTACAGCCTTTGTTCAC CTCTACACCCATGCGTTTCTCATGTTCAGCAACCAATGCATCGGCGATTTGGGCTACGAGGCTACCACATCTGCCCTCGTCATGGCCGGCATTTTTCTGTCTTTTCTCGTCGAATATATCGGAAATCGTATTGTTCTCGCAAAGACGAAAGCTTCAGCTGATCTCTCCTTGTctgagaagaagagcgcGTGGCTCTCTACTGAAGTTGTCAGTGTTCTTGTCATGGAGTTAGGTATCCTATTCCACTCTCTCC TTATCGGCTTGACTCTAGTTGTCGCTGGCGATGAGTACTTCCTCACTCTCTTCGTCGTCATTCTTTTCCACCAAATGTTTGAGGGCATCGCTCTTGGAAGCCGAATCGCCACTATCGGTACTGCTGCCGACACTCACAGTGTCGTTGCCCCTCGTTCTTCTGATGACATATCCTCCGCTCAAGACTCGGACAAGGCTCCTCCTGCTGCTACCGAGACCATCTCTAACGATGAGACGGTCCATGCTGGTCTCTccatgaagaagaagcttggtCTTGCTTCCCTCTTTGCCTTCATCACCCCCATCGGAATGGCCATCGGTATTGGTGTGTTGCAAAAGTTCAACGGCAACGATAAGTCTACACTTATCGCCATCGGTACACTCGACGCTGTCTCCGCTGGTATTCTTATGTGGGTTGGCCTTGTTGAGATGTGGGCTGCAGACTGGATGACCGGAGGACATGGCCACAAGGCCGAGCTTGCTGATGCCAACATCCTCACAACCAGTCTTGCTTTCTTGGGTTTGGTTGCTGGCCTAGTAGTGATGAGTCTTCTGGGCAAGTGGGCATAG
- a CDS encoding hypothetical protein (SECRETED:SignalP(1-20)~MEROPS:MER0047718), with translation MKLHNLFQILLLTASVAVDAGTKPRSAVGSSNTDRRSHGDTRKFIVEVEPNHGLATVARQFLMKPDRKRPLFESLDCSDIFNGMVVETDTDNTDTLLQMEGVINVWQAHKVSMPKVEQSKHGPSSSIRNYSLHHWTGVDKLHAAGIRGKGGTVAIVDTGIDYTHKALGGCFGPRCKVKGGYDLVGADWETHNEKKHPKRPDNDPMDYQGHGTHVAGIIAAENEWLTGVAPDAELLIYKVFSDNPWETDEVTIMQALCDAYNAGADIITSSIGQPNGWSDNPWAVLASRLVDKGVVVIASAGNEGEFGPFYSSSGAVGHGVLAVAAANVTTKPNANQTGEDYGPMPVYFTTWGPTNELLLKPDIAAPGFEITSTVLNQSYEELSGTSMSAPYIAGIAALFIGKYGGRAFNGAGVAKMLRDRIASSGKSLPFMNSHLNRKFKAPPFQVGTGLVDAIKVLNYDTQLEYEPFALKDTVLFKPRWRFNITNTGGRVHQYTFKLEPQAGFNIYDANYGVSLLYGIEPKNIAPPVRLPHTVFIAPGETRELSVTFGLPDVDDDYLPLYGGKVWVISDHGEKLSIPYGGAAYDTEKAFDNMFIAEPFITDPDKDLTWSFNIDRDPNDFIEIGGRLSYACHNLRWDIFEQGWTESLWTYPLRVGEFGYIGSATTMRDAEEFWFFDPTVNDSNDTIPFPLKRESRGFHVFWWFGKLANGTRIAPGNYTMRFAALRPYGNPNISDHWDIMYRPVDSSIQVLPYADTPSSNLTSKAPRYQMPSLGRAALNG, from the exons ATGAAGCTACACAACCTCTTTCAGATCCTGCTACTTACAGCATCGGTTGCCGTAGATGCCGGAACAAAGCCCAGATCCGCAGTCGGTTCTTCCAATACTGATAGAAGGAGCCATGGCGACACCCGAAAGTTCATTGTTGAAGTTGAGCCG AATCACGGACTGGCGACAGTGGCACGCCAGTTTCTCATGAAACCTGACCGGAAAAGACCCCTGTTCGAAAGTCTTGATTGCAGTGATATTTTCAATGGAATGGTGGTAGAAACCGACACGGACAATACAGACACACTACTTCAGATGGAGGGAGTTATCAACGTCTGGCAAGCACACAAAGTATCCATGCCCAAAGTGGAACAATCAAAACACGGCCCATCTTCCTCAATAAGAAACTATTCTCTTCACCACTGGACGGGCGTTGATAAACTTCATGCTGCTGGAATACGTGGAAAGGGGGGCACTGTCGCCATAGTAGACACAGGTATTGATTATACACACAAAGCG CTTGGAGGTTGCTTCGGTCCAAGATGTAAAGTTAAAGGGGGTTATGATCTTGTGGGAGCCGATT GGGAGACGCACAACGAGAAAAAACACCCAAAGCGACCGGACAATGATCCCATGGATTATCAGGGCCATGGAACACATGTAGCTGGTATTATTGCTGCTGAGAATGAATG GCTTACCGGTGTTGCGCCCGATGCCGAACTTCTTATCTACAAGGTGTTCTCCGAT AACCCCTGGGAAACTGACGAGGTGACTATAATGCAAGCATTATGTGATGCTTATAATGCGGGA GCCGATATCATTACTTCAAGCATTGGACAACCAAATGGATGGTCTGATAACCCCTGGGCTGTTCTAGCTAGCCGACTGGTCGACAAGGGAGTTGTGGTGATTGCATCAGCTGGCAATGAAGGAGAGTTTGGACCGTTCTACTCCAGTAGCGGCGCTGTCGGACATGGTGTACTCGCCGTGGCCGCTGCTAATGTCACCACAAAGCCAAATGCCAACCAGACCGGCGAGGACTATGGACCAATGCCCGTCTACTTCACCACTTGGGGACCGACTAATGAGTTGCTCCTCAAGCCCGATATCGCCGCTCCAGGCTTCGAAATCACGAGCACGGTGTTGAACCAGAGTTACGAAGAATTAAGCGGGACATCCATGTCCGCGCCATACATAGCAGGTATCGCAGCCCTGTTCATCGGAAAATATGGTGGGCGTGCTTTCAATGGCGCTGGGGTAGCCAAGATGCTTCGAGATCGCATTGCTTCGAGTGGGAAAAGCCTGCCGTTCATGAACAGCCATCTCAATCGGAAATTTAAAGCCCCGCCATTTCAGGTCGGAACTGGGCTGGTTGATGCAATCAAGGTGCTTAATTACGATACCCAACTTGAGTATGAGCCCTTTGCACTGAAAGACACCGTACTGTTCAAGCCACGATGGAGGTTCAACATTACCAATACTGGCGGAAGGGTGCATCAATACACTTTCAAACTCGAGCCACAGGCAGGCTTCAACATCTACGACGCCAACTACGGGGTTTCACTGTTATATGGCATTGAGCCAAAGAACATCGCCCCTCCTGTGAGGCTCCCTCATACAGTATTCATAGCACCAGGAGAGACAAGAGAGCTGAG TGTCACTTTTGGTCTTCCAGACGTTGATGACGATTACTTGCCATTGTATGGCGGAAAGGTATGGGTCATTTCCGATCATGGAGAGAAACTGTCTATACCATACGGAG GAGCTGCGTATGATACTGAAAAGGCATTCGACAACATGTTCATCGCTGAACCATTTATCACAGACCCGGACAAGGACTTGAC CTGGTCTTTCAATATTGATAGAGATCCGAACGACTTTATTGAGATTGGCGGTAGGCTGTCATACGCTTGCCACAATCTCAGATGGGAT ATATTTGAGCAAGGTTGGACGGAATCGCTCTGGACCTATCCTCTTCGGGTTGGTGAATTTGGCTATATCGGTTCAGCAACAACTATGCGAGACGCCGAAGAATTTTGGTTCTTTGACCCAACCGTTAACGATTCGAACGACACTATACCCTTCCCACTTAAACGTGAATCGCGTGGCTTTCATGTCTTCTGGTGGTTCGGAAAGCTCGCCAACGGTACAAGAATAGCGCCTGGAAATTACAC CATGAGGTTTGCAGCCCTGAGACCTTATGGGAATCCAAACATTTCGGACCACTGGGACATCATGTACAGGCCAGTGGACAGCAGCATACAGGTGCTGCCGTACGCCGATACACCCAGCTCGAATTTGACATCCAAAGCACCCCGATACCAGATGCCGAGCCTGGGAAGGGCCGCGTTGAACGGATGA
- a CDS encoding hypothetical protein (BUSCO:58485at5125), which produces MGKSLMDKIQAKLELFRLEQRYTRRRHRRSTFVSNAVYVDGEYVYQTPNSTGSSSGSSNMDALHGDKAVASPMASPTTIVIDDHHFPSETQRQQPQQQPMATAERKRLNRFSSIPQFGGSSNKQMTMPSVKERRTSMIR; this is translated from the coding sequence ATGGGCAAATCTCTCATGGACAAGATCCAAGCCAAGCTTGAGCTCTTCCGTCTTGAGCAACGCTACACCCGTCGCCGTCACAGACGTTCCACATTTGTCTCTAACGCTGTCTACGTCGATGGCGAGTATGTCTACCAGACTCCCAACAGCACTGGGTCTTCCTCTGGTTCCTCAAACATGGATGCCCTCCATGGTGACAAGGCCGTTGCAAGCCCCATGGCCTCTCCCACCACCATCGTCATTGATGATCACCACTTCCCCTCCGAGACTCAGCGCCAGCAACCACAGCAGCAACCGATGGCTACTGCTGAGCGCAAACGTTTGAACCGATTCAGCTCAATCCCTCAATTTGGCGGCTCCAGCAACAAGCAGATGACCATGCCCAGTGTCAAGGAACGAAGGACCAGCATGATCCGATGA